Below is a window of Clostridiales bacterium DNA.
TCCGCAAAAAGGCGCCGGGCATCGGGACGCACGGAACCACCGCCGTTTCCGTAACCGACGGAAACGGCGTTTCCCATACCGTGCGCTTTTCCCGCCCGGCGCAGTCTCCCGTGAACGTCTACATCGACATTACGGCCTATGCGGGATATGACCCTGAAACGACGGACGCCGTCGGGCGGGCGGCGGAGGACTACCTGAGAAGCCTCCGGATCGGCCAGTCCCTGGTGGTGCCCCGGCTGTACGGGGCCTGCTACGCCGCGGCGGGAGGGCAGGCGTCCGCCTTCGCCATCTCGGATATCCGGGCGGACTGCCCGCTCATACCCGAAATCACCCGGGAACTGGTGCCGGCAGGCTGGAACACCCGGCTGTATACCGCCTACCCGGACCGGGTGTTCATCACCGTGACGGACGCGTAAGGAGGGGAGAACCATCGACTACATGACCCTGTTTCCCGCGTATACCCGCCGGAAGCCCCGCTTCTGCGCCCTGGTGCAGGCCATCCTCTCCCAGGCGCAGGACCTGGAAACCGCCATCCGGGCAATCCCCGCGGCCTTCTCCCCGGAGGGGGCCGGGGGCGCCCGGCTGGACGCCCTAGGCAGCGCCTCCGGTCTGCCAAGGCCGGAAGGCATGGCGGACGAGGACTACCGGCAGTACCTCCTGGCGAAGTTCACCCTCTTCACCTGGGACGGCACCAACGGGACTGCCCAGCCGCTCCTCGAATCCGTCTTTCCCGGCTCCACCATCTCGGACAACGGGGACGGCACGGTGTCGGTCCATCCCGTCTCTGCGCTGCAGGAAGCCTTTCACCTTTACCCGGTTCCTGCCGGCATCTCTGCAGCGCAGAGATAACTCTTCACTCTTCACTCATATCTCTTCACTCATCACTCCAACCCCCACGAAAGGAGGAACCCACATGCCCGTTACCGGACGCCAGCTCGCGCAGACTGTCCTCACCGCCCTGGAAAGGCAGGGCGGGTATATCTGGGGACAGTCCGGCGCCACCTGGACCCAAAGCAAACAGAAAAACCTGGAAAAGAAGTACAGCAGCAACCCGGAAGCCTATGCCGACTACAAATACTCCGCGAAATACGGAAGCAAATGGATCGGCCATCCCGTGTGGGACTGCTCCGGCCTGTGCCGCTGGGCGATGAAGCAGCACGGGATTGCCATCGCCCACGGCTCCAATTCCATCTGGGACCGTTACCTGCAGAAGAAAGGAAAGCTCACCGATACCACAGTCCTCCCGGAAGGCGCCGCCGTGTTCACCGGCACGGACCAAAAGAAACCGCACATCGGCACCTATACCGGGGACGGCCTGGTGACGGAGGCTTCCGGCGCCATCGCCGGCGTGGTCCGGACGAAGCTCTATGGCGGCAAGTGGAAATACTGGGGCCTCTTCAAGGGTGTCCAGTATGACACCCCGGCGGAAGACCCGGCGGCCCAAAGCCCAGCCGCAGAAAGCCCGGCCGATCCAACTGCCAGCACGCCTATACCCGACGCTCCAACAGCCCCGTCCGCCCAACCTGCATCCTCAACCCCCGTCTCAACTGTCCGCCCCACCCTGCGCAAGGGCGCGAAAGGGGAGCCCGTTACCGCCATGCAGCAGGCGCTCATTCGGGCGGGCTTCCCGCTGCCGAAGTACGGCGCGGACGGAAAATTCGGCAATGAAACCCGGTCCGCCCTGAAGGCTTTCCAGAAGGCCAGCGGCCTGCAGGCGGACGGCATCTGCGGCCCGAAGACCTGGGCCGCCCTGGAACCATAAAAGGAGGTGATAATCCTGACCCTTTACAACTGGCTGACCCTGCTGGGCATTCCCGGAATGATCGCGTCCCTGTTCACCTTCATCCGCCTGCAGCACCGGCAGAACAACGCGGTCCGCGCGGGCCTTCGGGCGATCCTCCGGGACCGCCTGCTGCAGACCTACCGCCGCTGCGCGCACCGGGGATATGCCGCCCCGGACGAGCGGCAGAACTTTGAGAACATGTACGTCCAGTACCACTCCCTCGGCGGCAACGGTGTGATGGATGACGTCCGCCGCAAATTCTTCACCCTGCCCATGGAAAAAGAAAGGAATGAAGCCCATGATTAACTGGAAAATCCGCCTGATGAACAAACAGTTCTGGCTCTCCCTGATCCCCGCCCTGGCCCTGACCGCCCAGGCGGTCGCCGCGGTCTTCGGCTGGGAGATTGACCTCACCACGGCCGTGGGCAGACTGCTCACCGTCGTCAACACCGTTTTCGCCCTCCTGGTGGTCCTCGGCATCGTGGTGGACCCCACCACCGAGGGCGTGGGGGATTCCGAACGGGCGCTGGGGTATGAAAAGCCCTATTCGGAAGAAAGAGACTAACCTAAAAACTGAATAGCAGACAGACCACAGCCGCCTCCGGAAAAGCTCCGGAGGCGGCTGTGGTGCGTTTTGGGGGGACCGGGAAAAGACCAATAACATAAAATATTGCATAATAACATAAAATATGTTATTATGAAGAAAATCAATGTTACGGAGATGAGGTCATGAAGGAAAACGCAGTAAAACTGTTTGGCCTGGAATTCCGGGTGCGGGAAGTGGCAGCGAAAGAGCTTCCCCTGTATCTCTCTGCCGAAAGAACCTTCATGAAGCTGTCCGGGATCGGCATGGAATTCCTCCTGGTGCGGATTCCGGCCGACGAGAAAACCGGAATTGTCGCCCTGGAGAAGCAGGCCGCGCTGCTTGCTGAAAAGTACGGAATGCCAGCGGCATTTGGATTTGAGACCATCAGCAGGGCTCGGCGGGACAGCCTGATCGAACGAAACATTCCGTTCATTGTGGATTCGGAGCAGCTGTATCTCCCGTTCCTGGGCGTTGCGCTGAGCGAGCGCTTTGCCCGGCCGAAAACGGTGAACGCGGAGAAGATGATGCCGGTAACCCAGGCACTTTTCCTGTATATGCTCTATCACTGCAGCGGGAAGCCGATCATGAAAAAGGATGCGGCGGAGGCAATCGGTGTGACCCGGACCTCCCTCACGCGGGCCAGTGACCAGCTGCTGGCGATGAAACTCATTACGCAGGAGAACAGGGGAAAGGAATCCTACATGATCCTGCAGGGAACAGGCCCGGAACTAATTGAAAAAGCCCGGCCGTTCCTGATCAATCCCGTACAGAAAACCGTGACCGTCCGGAACAGCGGGGAATACGGAAAGCTGCCGCTGTCCGGGGAATCCGCCCTGGCGAAGAAAACCATGCTGAATGAAATATCCGTTCCGGTGCGGGCGGCCTGGAAAGCGGACATCCAAAGCGAAGGCCTTCCTGAGGTGGATATCCGCTGGGAGCCAAATGCCAATGCGGTGGAACTGCAGTTGTGGAAGTATGATCCCGCCCGGTTCATGAAGGACGGCCTTGTGGACCCGGTTTCGCTGGCCATGTCCTTTGAAGGCAATGCGGATGAACGGATTGAAGGCGCGATTGAAGAATACCTGGAGGATTATTCATGGTAAGCGGAATAGAAAACTTTGCCCGGAAGTTCCGGAATTATTCCGACTGCTATACGGTGATCGGCGGAACAGCCTGCGCAGTCCTGATGAGCGAGACGGACCTGGAATTCCGGGCAACGAAGGATATCGATATGGTCCTGATCATGGAGGCCAGGTATCGGGAATTTACGAAAGCCCTTTGGGAATATATCCGCGAGGGCGGATATCGGTGCGGCTGGAAAAACAGCGGATATGTGCATTTTTACCGGTTTACCGAACCGAAAGCCGGATACCCCTTCATGATCGAGCTGTTTTCCCGGGAACCGGATTACATCCTGGAAGCACCGACAGGCATTGTCCCGCTGCATATCGACGATGAAACATCCAGCCTTTCCGCAATCCTGCTGAATGATGACTATTATCAGTTCATGCTGGCAGGGCGCCGGATGGCTGCCGGCATCAGCGTCCTGGACGCGGAGCACCTGATTCCCTTCAAGATGTATGCGTACCTGGACCTGAAAGACCGGAAAGCCAGGGGCGAACATGTGAATGACAGGGACCTGAGGAAGCACAAGTATGATGTATTTCGCCTCCTCCGGATTGCGGACAGGAGCAAAACCATCCCCGTCACCGGACTGGTGAAGGAATACACGGAAAGGTTCCTGAGGGAGATCGGGGAAGAAGATATCCCATTTGCACAGCTGGGCCTTCCGCTTACCATGGAAGAAGCCATGGATTCCCTGGAAGCACTGTACAAAATGGAATGAGAGGAAACAACCGGACGGGGAGCGACTCCGAACGGGCGCTGGGGTACAATGAGCCCTGGACGGATGAACCGGACGAATAAACCAAACAACGGGACAGAAAAGGGCAGCACCGCGGATTCCCTCCGCGGTGCTGCCCTCGTTTTAATATACCCACTCTGCTTTGAATTACATCCCGGTACCTTCCGCCAGCGAATCAGATATCTCCTTCCGGCCCTGTTCACCGAAGCCCAGGGGCGTCTGTTCAAAGTCACAGAACACCAGTTTTTCCTTTCCGACGCCGGCTTCCGCCAGCACCTTCCCGGACCGGTCATAATACCCGGTGGGCGCGGTCTGGAAACCGGAACAGGTATTGCAGGTCAGGACCGGGCAGACGTTCTCCACCGCCCGGGTCCGGATATGTCCCCGGATCAGGTCCAGCCGGTCCGGGTATTCCCGGCTGGATACATCGTAGAACAGGATGATGTTCAGGTCCGTCTTCTGCCGGTAAAGTTCCCGGAAGTATTCCGGGAACCGCACCTCATAGCAGATCCGGATGCCGATCCGCAGGGAATCCGCCTCAAAGACGCCCGGATCATGCCCTTCGGAAAAGTTGTCCCGGTCCCAGCCCCACAAGGCCCGCTTGGTATATGATTCCCGCTTCCCGTCCGGCCGGAAAACCACCGCGCTGTTGAGGAATCGGTCTTCCTCCCGGAGGATGGTTCCAACCACCAGGTACATCCGGTGCTTTTCCGCCAGCACCCCGAGCTCCCCGTGGATCCGCTCCACCGCGGAAAAATCCACGGCGGACGGGGAGGGAATGCTGCGCGGCGGATAACCCGTGACCGCGCATTCCGGAAAAACCAGGAGCCGGACACCGGCCCCCGCGGCCTTCTCAATGCCTTCCCGGATGCGGGCAAAGTTGGTTTCCGCGTCTCCTGCCACCCTGAACTGATAAGCTCCGACTCTCATACTGCCTCCGCAGGGCAAAACCCCCGCCACTTTCCTTCTTCCAAAGCAGGTTTCTCCTCGTTTTTAGTCTTGATTCCCGATCCGGTAATACCCCCAGTAGAACTTCGCTCCCCGGGGCTTGAACAGGATCAGCACCGTGTTGATGATGTCCGATCCCGCGATGATCCCGTTGATCCACGCGATCCACTTCAGCCAGGCTGCCGCCGGCCCGGAAACAAAGAACGAAAGCAGCGCGGGAAGCACCGAGAGCATCAGCAGCGGGAGGGACATGAACAGGAAGAAATGCCCTTTGGACATCTCCATATCCGGCTGCAGCCAGAAGTACAGCCCGCGGCGCGTCATATAAATATCCCGGCAGGAACGCACTGCCAGGATGTGCAGCGACTCATGCACCAGGAACACCGCGGCAAAGGAAACCAGCCGCAGGTATACGGGGATCCCGCGCTCGCCGCGGAACACAAAGCACAGCACGGCGAGTACGGCCATCAACCCGTACGCAAACACCATATAATTCTTCCGGAACCATTCATTCCGGATAAACGGCCGGTATACCGAATGATCAATCTCCGGCGCCGGCATCGCCTTCACCCAGTGGATCATATCCATTCCTCCATACTCCGTGGTTATCTTATCACACCCCGGGGCACAGGAACATGGCAAAACCGGAAAAATAAATGCAGGAAAACAGAAACAGGAAAGACAGGAACAGCAAAAAACAGAGACAGCAAACAGAAACAGGAAAACAGAAGCAGGAGAAACAAGAAAGGAGCGGAGCGCATTCACGCGGAATGCGCTTCGCTCCCGGTATATTCCCCGTTCCGTACGATGATGGCATCCATGGTCGTGCCGAAGACGGCGGCCAGGGCCACGAGGTTGTCGAGGGAGGGCAGGGTGGCCCCGCGCTGCCATTTGTAGATGGCCTGCGGGGTGGTAAAGCCGAAGATATCCTGGAGGTCCTGGACGGACAGGCCGGTCCGCTCCCGGAGCTGCATAATCCGGATTCCCGTGGCGGTTAAATCAATGGACGGTAAACAACACATATGATCTCATTCCTTTCGTAAAGAAAATAACAAAAAACGAGGCCGCCTGCCCGGTTCGGCAAGCGGCCTCGTGAATAATCCATTCGCTTAATAAAGCAGCAGGAGTTTCATGTCCGTCTCACTCATCTTTCCGGGGCACGGCAAAGCGATGTGCAGCTTCTTTTTCGCGCACAGCAGGAATCCCAGCGGCTTATAGCATTTATTGACGGCAGTGAAGCAGCCCATACTGAAATTCCTCCTTTCGCCGGGTCCGTACCCGGATATTGCGTATATCATACTGCATAGAAAAACAAATGTAAAGAAACCAACAGTATAATTTATTACTTTTCCGCGGCCTTGAAGTTGTAAACCGGACGGATGATTTCCACGATGTCTACGGATTCCCGGACAGCGTCCAGGATATCTTCCATCCGCTTGTAAGCCATCGGGGATTCATCCAGGGTTTCCCGGGTAGCGGTGGTGGTGTAGATTCCTTCCATGGCGGCTTTGTAGTCATCCAGGGAAAGTGTCTCAAACGCCTTTTTCCGGGACATGATCCGGCCGGCCCCGTGGGGAGCGGAATAGTTCCAATCCTCATTCCCGCGGCCGATGGCGATGATACTGCCGTCCCGCATGTTGATGGGGATCAGCACCCGTTCTCCGGCGTGAGCCGCGATTGCTCCCTTCCGCAGGATCATTTCATCGGTATCGATGTAGTTATGGACGGTGTGGAAACTTTCCAGCCCGGTCATGCCAGTCTTCTTCAGGATCAGCCCGGCCATGATTTCCCGGTTCCGGACGGCAAACTCCTGGCAGATCTTTACATCGTGGAGGTAATCCTCCAGGTGCTGTCCTTCCAGGTGGCACAGGCTGTCCGGGGCGGTCTTGTGATTCAGCCGGAGCCGCAGGGCATCCAGTTCTGTCTGGATTTCCTTCTCGCGGCCTTCCGCCTTCAGCCGTTCGATCAGTTCGGGGGCTGATTCCTTGTAATCTTCTTTGCCTTCGGCGATATCCACAGCCAGTTGCTGGTAGTATTCACATACCTGCTTGCCGAGGTTCCGGCTGCCGGAATGGATGATCAGCCAGAAGGTTCCGTCTTCAGACCGGTCAATCTCAATGAAGTGGTTGCCGCCTCCCAGGGTGCCCAGGGAATTCTTCAGCCAGTTCCGCTTTTGAAGCTTCCGGTAACACCGGAGCTGTTCCAGGTCAAAAACCTCCCGGGGAGAATCCCAGACGTTCATGCCGCTGGGAATCCAGTGGCAGACTTCATCCACCCGGGCAAAGTCCACCCGCTTATCCGCAAGCTTAGTCGTATACATTCCGCAGCCGATATCCACGCCGACCACATTGGGAACCGCTTTGCCCCGGATGGTCATGGTGGTCCCGATGGTACAGCCCTTCCCGGCATGCACATCGGGCATGATCCGGACCCGGCAGCCCTCGGTGAAAGCCTGGTCGCACATGGTCCGGATCTGCTCTTCTGCCACATCTTCTATTTCCTTTGCGTAGCTGATTGCTGTCGCAAACTTACCCTTGATTTCCATTTTTCTATCCTTTCGTCAAATGGCCGGCCGACGGGGCAGGCAGACGGATTAGCTGTCCGTACCTTACTCCCCGCCGCCGGCTGCGCCTGCTTTCATCCTGCCGCGTCCGCAGGACTGATCAGGAAATTGGCTGGACCGGAGCGAACCGATACCCCAGGGCGATATGCCCTGCGTATCCGGATTCCTGGCAGCCAAATAGTGAACAAATGAGAAACTGCTTATGCGCAGACCGGCGCATACCGTTCGCTGAGCAGGACTTCCTTCATCAGCAGCACGGGATCAAACTTTCCGTTAGCCACCATGGAGAAAATCCGGGGTGTGCAGCCGCTGACCAGGATGACTCCCTGTTCATTCATGCTGACCGGCTGCTGCTGGTTCCGGCTCTGGACATTCCAGAAGACGACCTTGGGCAGATGATAACCGTGCTTTTCAAACAGCCTTTTTGCGTATTCGAAGTTGGTCAGCTCCGCACTATCAGCACAGCAGTCGAACTCCATATCGGAGATGAAGTACAGCGTTTCCGGCAGTTCCTCCTGCGGCAGCCGGTGATTGACTGCCGTGGACAGGATCAGCTCGAAGACCTTCTGGATATCGGTGTTGGCCACTTCGTTGAAGGTTTCGCAGTACTGCACCTTTTCCACCAGATCCTTTCCCTTGATTTCCACCAGCCGGGGATTCCGGGAGAAGGTGATGAAGTGGTTATGGAATTCACCCTTGCAATGCTCCGCAAAATACATGCCCAGGGACAGTGCAACCGTGATCGGATTCGGAGTTCCCCAGCCGTACATGGAGCCGGAACCGTCGATGACGCACAGGGCGTTTCCCTGCGGCGCATAGTCCTCCAGCGCGTTCCAGGTCACGTCCAACGCCTTCCGCTCTGTCTCATCCCCGCGGAAACAGATGGCCTTTTCCACGATGTCATACGGATACAGTGTGGCGGTATGAATGGTTTCCTCACCCTTGGAAACCCGCTCCAGGAAAGCACTGTAACGCTCCTCATCATTCCGGTGGAAGGCCTTGCGGTATTTCAGCATCGCTTTGGACGGCTGCGCGGAATACTCGAAGGTATAGTCCTTCTGCCGCAGGTTGTTCTCGATGATCCGGATTTTTGCCCGCAGGCGTACCAGGGTTTTCCGGTACTGCGCTTCCGTCATGCCCAGGGCTCTCGCGATGCGCTTTGCATCCTTCACAGCGTCGGCACTGGAAGTGTTTACGGACGGCAGCCACTTGGCCATCAGGGAAACATTCTCCCCGGCTTCCAGGGCAGCCAGGTCTTTCGCCAGCTGCTCCTGGATCACTGCCATGGCTTCCTTTTCGCATTTGGTCCCAAAGAGGACCGTCAGGTCATCCCAGCGTCCGTATTCACTGACCAGGTGCAGGTTCTTCCGGACAGACTCCGGCTGTGCATCCGCCAGATGCTTCAGGATCGTCCGGAATACCCGGCGCTCACCCAGGCCGCCCCGGATATCCCGGGAATAGAACAGCATTTTCATGGCCAGATCGCGGTCCTCGGCATATGCACGGGCAAAGCGGACGATGATTTCCTGCTCTTCGGCATTCCGAAGCGCCCCGATGGTTGCAAACAGGTCCAGGCATTCCGAACCGGTGGTCCGCAGGGTCGCGGCGCTGTTTTCGGTCAGGGTCCGGTTCGCTTCTTTTTTCAGTTCATTCAGCATGTTCATCGCCCTCCTTTGCGTGAATCATTCAGGTACAAGATGCCGTTTTTTCCGCGAGGGGGATTCGAACCCCGGCTGCAAGCAGCCCTGCCTTGGAATGATTGCGGTCGACATCTTTGGGAAACCAGATACCTTATCATGTTCAGGGGGAGAATCACCTTGCATGCAGTGTGTGCCCCTGTCTCCGGGCCCAAAACCCGACGTCCGCGAACATGAAACAACGGACCAACAATGTTGCTGGAGGTATCTGCAGGAAACAAGGTGCAGTTTTAAGCTCCAATTGCTTTTTACAGGATTGCTGGCTGCACCTTTCGACAAGATACTGTTTCAGGCTGCTGAATCCAGCTGCTGCCGATTACCAATCGGTTGCTGGCAGTATCTTATGCCGGCAAGATACCATTACGTTTCCGATGGCAGGAATTTCACCTGCTGATCACACGGCCCGAAACCGTGCGCTCCTTGGGCTCAGGTGTCCGTTCCCGGCGTTCCTTTCACCGTCACCTTGGAGCTAATCGAATCATCGATTTTGCTGGTGGTATCTTATCTCGCTCCGGGAAGGAATCGAACCTTCGTCAGACGGTTAACAGCCGCACGTTCTGCCATTGAACCACCGGAACACACAATGCAGAGAGGAAAAACAAGACACCCTTTTGTCGAAGGGAGGAATCACACCTCCCGCCACTCTGTCCCGAAAACAGATGCTCTGTACTGAGCTATTCGTTCAAAGAACGGATTGCTGTAGGTGTCTCTCAGAGGAAAGCGCTTCTCTCCCTTTGTGAAGCCATTTGGAGATCGCGGGTGCCAAGGTCACAGGGAAAATGTTTCCCAGGACGGAGAATCTTTCGATCCTTGCTTCACTGATCAACCGCACTGCTTACGCAGCCGCGCTTCCGGATGATCACGCGGACAGAGTTTGGTCTGGCAAATCACCAACCGCGCCCCTTCCTGCCCAAGGCGCATCTGATAGTGAGTCAGAATAATCCACTTTAAATGCTGTCTGCGCCTCAGATCATCCGGTGATCCTCTCTGCAGCATGAAGATTATCAGGTTTTTAGAATAAGATCATGGAAAAAAAGTTGCGAACTCTTCTTTTTCAGGTGAGATTGTACCGATACTGCTTCTTAATGCGTTCCCGAATGAGGGCGGCAAAACGGTCCGGCTCTACGACCCTGACCAGTGGACCGAAGGAGATGATTTTGATCACCAGTTCCGTTTCATCCTCCTGCCGGTAGTGCAGGGTCATCCGGTATGTATTTTCACCGGTCCGCTCCGTACGCTTGGCCAGGTAGGAGAACTGCAGCATGGCGCGTTCCAGCGCGTTCCGCTCGTTGGTGATTTCCAGCGTCAGGGATTCATTGGTCAGCTTCGGAACGGGATATTCATCCGGATCGAAGGTTCCCCACAGGCGGACATAGGTTATCCGTGAAAGGTTCAGCGTCCGGTTGCTCCATTTCTTGCTGTGGCAGAGCAGACGGAATTTGTCGTCCGTGGAAGAGTATTCCAGGCGGTACGGAATCACAGTCCAGTTGTTGTGAGCGCCCCGGTGGCTGTCAAAGATCACCTGGGTTTTCCGGTGCGTCTTCACCGCCTCCAGCAGAAGACGAAAACGCTCGATATATCCTTCATCCTCATAGGGATCCCCGTTGCTGTACCGGTCATACCATACGATCTTCCCGGGATCAAAGAGCGGCTGGACATCCTCCAGGCCTTCATCCGTCAGGCCGAAAAGGCGGATGCGCGGATCCAGCAGCAGGGTTTTCAGCCAGCGCTTCTGCAGCAGGGTAACCGGATGCGGCGGAATATGGCGGATCATGGTTTTGCAGTCCGGGGTGACCAGCGGCCAGTTTCCGTTCCGCAGGTTGGCCGGAATGACCAGCATGCTTTCCCCGAAGCCCTGCTTCGCTGCGATTTCGCCGATCTTCTCCCGGGTCAGGGTGCCTTCCACAGCTTCGGAAAGGATCTCAGAGACACAGGCATAATATTCGCCGTAATATTCACTGAACAACATTATGCCTCACCTCCGTACAGCCGGCGCATCTTTTCCAGGTCCTCCCGGAAAAGCCGGGTAATATAGGGATTGGAGCACTCCAGCTTTACAATCCTGCCGATAAATGTGCGGATCCAGGGGATCATCTCGGACGCATCGTAAACATCCGCGGTGAACTTCCAGGTTTCCGCATCCGCCTGTTCCACGGCCCCATGGCGCTTTTCACGGTTCAGCCGGTCCACGATAAATCCTTCATCTGGATCGGCATGGACCAGCATTTCAATATGGTCCAGCGAATGCTCCCCGGCGGAAACGCCCCACAGGTGCTGATCAAATTCTTTCCAGAATCTCTCATATTTCTCCAGATTCGGGTCCACACCCAGCGGCTTGATTTTCCGGATGCTGTCCAGACGGAAGAACATCGGCTTCCTGAACGCATAATG
It encodes the following:
- a CDS encoding peptidoglycan-binding protein, which translates into the protein MPVTGRQLAQTVLTALERQGGYIWGQSGATWTQSKQKNLEKKYSSNPEAYADYKYSAKYGSKWIGHPVWDCSGLCRWAMKQHGIAIAHGSNSIWDRYLQKKGKLTDTTVLPEGAAVFTGTDQKKPHIGTYTGDGLVTEASGAIAGVVRTKLYGGKWKYWGLFKGVQYDTPAEDPAAQSPAAESPADPTASTPIPDAPTAPSAQPASSTPVSTVRPTLRKGAKGEPVTAMQQALIRAGFPLPKYGADGKFGNETRSALKAFQKASGLQADGICGPKTWAALEP
- a CDS encoding phage holin, with product MINWKIRLMNKQFWLSLIPALALTAQAVAAVFGWEIDLTTAVGRLLTVVNTVFALLVVLGIVVDPTTEGVGDSERALGYEKPYSEERD
- a CDS encoding MarR family transcriptional regulator, yielding MKENAVKLFGLEFRVREVAAKELPLYLSAERTFMKLSGIGMEFLLVRIPADEKTGIVALEKQAALLAEKYGMPAAFGFETISRARRDSLIERNIPFIVDSEQLYLPFLGVALSERFARPKTVNAEKMMPVTQALFLYMLYHCSGKPIMKKDAAEAIGVTRTSLTRASDQLLAMKLITQENRGKESYMILQGTGPELIEKARPFLINPVQKTVTVRNSGEYGKLPLSGESALAKKTMLNEISVPVRAAWKADIQSEGLPEVDIRWEPNANAVELQLWKYDPARFMKDGLVDPVSLAMSFEGNADERIEGAIEEYLEDYSW
- a CDS encoding nucleotidyl transferase AbiEii/AbiGii toxin family protein — encoded protein: MVSGIENFARKFRNYSDCYTVIGGTACAVLMSETDLEFRATKDIDMVLIMEARYREFTKALWEYIREGGYRCGWKNSGYVHFYRFTEPKAGYPFMIELFSREPDYILEAPTGIVPLHIDDETSSLSAILLNDDYYQFMLAGRRMAAGISVLDAEHLIPFKMYAYLDLKDRKARGEHVNDRDLRKHKYDVFRLLRIADRSKTIPVTGLVKEYTERFLREIGEEDIPFAQLGLPLTMEEAMDSLEALYKME
- a CDS encoding carbon-nitrogen hydrolase family protein, which gives rise to MRVGAYQFRVAGDAETNFARIREGIEKAAGAGVRLLVFPECAVTGYPPRSIPSPSAVDFSAVERIHGELGVLAEKHRMYLVVGTILREEDRFLNSAVVFRPDGKRESYTKRALWGWDRDNFSEGHDPGVFEADSLRIGIRICYEVRFPEYFRELYRQKTDLNIILFYDVSSREYPDRLDLIRGHIRTRAVENVCPVLTCNTCSGFQTAPTGYYDRSGKVLAEAGVGKEKLVFCDFEQTPLGFGEQGRKEISDSLAEGTGM
- a CDS encoding DUF3267 domain-containing protein, with amino-acid sequence MIHWVKAMPAPEIDHSVYRPFIRNEWFRKNYMVFAYGLMAVLAVLCFVFRGERGIPVYLRLVSFAAVFLVHESLHILAVRSCRDIYMTRRGLYFWLQPDMEMSKGHFFLFMSLPLLMLSVLPALLSFFVSGPAAAWLKWIAWINGIIAGSDIINTVLILFKPRGAKFYWGYYRIGNQD
- a CDS encoding helix-turn-helix transcriptional regulator encodes the protein MCCLPSIDLTATGIRIMQLRERTGLSVQDLQDIFGFTTPQAIYKWQRGATLPSLDNLVALAAVFGTTMDAIIVRNGEYTGSEAHSA
- a CDS encoding RtcB family protein, which encodes MEIKGKFATAISYAKEIEDVAEEQIRTMCDQAFTEGCRVRIMPDVHAGKGCTIGTTMTIRGKAVPNVVGVDIGCGMYTTKLADKRVDFARVDEVCHWIPSGMNVWDSPREVFDLEQLRCYRKLQKRNWLKNSLGTLGGGNHFIEIDRSEDGTFWLIIHSGSRNLGKQVCEYYQQLAVDIAEGKEDYKESAPELIERLKAEGREKEIQTELDALRLRLNHKTAPDSLCHLEGQHLEDYLHDVKICQEFAVRNREIMAGLILKKTGMTGLESFHTVHNYIDTDEMILRKGAIAAHAGERVLIPINMRDGSIIAIGRGNEDWNYSAPHGAGRIMSRKKAFETLSLDDYKAAMEGIYTTTATRETLDESPMAYKRMEDILDAVRESVDIVEIIRPVYNFKAAEK
- a CDS encoding DUF2828 family protein translates to MLNELKKEANRTLTENSAATLRTTGSECLDLFATIGALRNAEEQEIIVRFARAYAEDRDLAMKMLFYSRDIRGGLGERRVFRTILKHLADAQPESVRKNLHLVSEYGRWDDLTVLFGTKCEKEAMAVIQEQLAKDLAALEAGENVSLMAKWLPSVNTSSADAVKDAKRIARALGMTEAQYRKTLVRLRAKIRIIENNLRQKDYTFEYSAQPSKAMLKYRKAFHRNDEERYSAFLERVSKGEETIHTATLYPYDIVEKAICFRGDETERKALDVTWNALEDYAPQGNALCVIDGSGSMYGWGTPNPITVALSLGMYFAEHCKGEFHNHFITFSRNPRLVEIKGKDLVEKVQYCETFNEVANTDIQKVFELILSTAVNHRLPQEELPETLYFISDMEFDCCADSAELTNFEYAKRLFEKHGYHLPKVVFWNVQSRNQQQPVSMNEQGVILVSGCTPRIFSMVANGKFDPVLLMKEVLLSERYAPVCA
- a CDS encoding WYL domain-containing protein, with protein sequence MLFSEYYGEYYACVSEILSEAVEGTLTREKIGEIAAKQGFGESMLVIPANLRNGNWPLVTPDCKTMIRHIPPHPVTLLQKRWLKTLLLDPRIRLFGLTDEGLEDVQPLFDPGKIVWYDRYSNGDPYEDEGYIERFRLLLEAVKTHRKTQVIFDSHRGAHNNWTVIPYRLEYSSTDDKFRLLCHSKKWSNRTLNLSRITYVRLWGTFDPDEYPVPKLTNESLTLEITNERNALERAMLQFSYLAKRTERTGENTYRMTLHYRQEDETELVIKIISFGPLVRVVEPDRFAALIRERIKKQYRYNLT